A genomic segment from Saccharomyces eubayanus strain FM1318 chromosome IX, whole genome shotgun sequence encodes:
- the FLO11 gene encoding Flo11p yields MQRPIILAYLVLSLLFNSALGYPTGLVPRGSSEGTNCNSIVNGCPSLDFNWHMNQQNIMQYTLDVTSVSWVQDNTYQIQIHVKGKENIDLKYLWSLKVIGITGPQGTVQLYGVNEKTYIIDNPTDFTATFEVYATQGVNSCEVWMPNFQIQFDYLQGNAAQYASTWKWGTTSFDLSTGCNNYDNQGHSQTDFPGFYWNIDCDNNCGGSKPSTTKCTKNHTPESSTSSPSTTSTTTSSTESSSTPAATPSTETSTSTTSSTSTTCTDKKPTTKNHNTTPCTKHKKSTTSPTTPCTTTTTSTSSVETSSTPAPTPSTSSVETSSTPCTTPTTASSSVETPYTPVPLSPSSSSVETSSTPASSSSVETSSTPASSS; encoded by the coding sequence ATGCAAAGACCAATTATACTCGCTTATTTGGTCCTCTCGCTACTGTTCAACTCAGCTTTGGGTTATCCAACTGGACTCGTTCCAAGAGGATCCTCAGAGGGAACTAATTGTAACTCTATCGTTAATGGCTGTCCCAGTTTAGATTTCAACTGGCACATGAACCAACAAAATATTATGCAATATACTTTGGATGTGACTTCTGTTTCTTGGGTTCAAGACAACACCTATCAAATCCAAATTCATGTCAAGggtaaagaaaacattgatCTAAAATACTTATGGTCATTGAAGGTCATTGGTATTACTGGTCCACAAGGTACTGTTCAATTATACGGTGTCAATGAAAAGACTTACATAATTGACAACCCAACTGATTTCACAGCTACCTTCGAGGTTTACGCTACTCAAGGTGTTAACAGCTGTGAAGTCTGGATGCctaatttccaaattcagTTCGATTATTTGCAAGGTAATGCAGCTCAGTATGCAAGCACTTGGAAATGGGGTACTACCTCTTTCGATTTGTCCACTGGTTGTAACAATTATGATAATCAAGGTCATTCGCAAACAGACTTCCCAGGTTTCTACTGGAACATAGACTGTGACAACAACTGTGGTGGTTCAAAGCCATCTACTACTAAATGTACCAAAAACCATACCCCAGAATCTAGTACATCTTCACCAAGCACTACATCAACCACTACTTCCAGTACCGAATCTTCATCTACTCCAGCTGCAACTCCATCTACCGAAACCTCTACATCCACtacttcttcaacttcaactACATGCACAGATAAAAAGCCTACAACTAAAAATCATAATACCACTCCATGTACCAAACATAAAAAATCCACTACATCACCTACTACACCATGTACTACAACAACTACATCAACCTCCAGTGTCGAAACTTCATCTACACCAGCTCCAACTCCATCAACCTCCAGTGTCGAAACCTCTTCTACACCATGTACTACACCAACCACCGCTTCTTCCAGTGTTGAAACTCCATATACCCCAGTTCCACTTTCTCCATCCAGCTCTAGTGTCGAAACTTCCTCTACTCCAGCATCCAGCTCTAGTGTCGAAACTTCCTCTACTCCAGCATCCAGCTC